From Aliarcobacter butzleri, the proteins below share one genomic window:
- a CDS encoding phosphoribosylaminoimidazolesuccinocarboxamide synthase, whose translation MKIDKIIELNLWPKTKKTTTLKGISELEDLGYNLFYIGKNADLYSCPGEEPKVLLVRSDRCSVFDIPLNLEINGKGVSQTAISNFGADFAKKAGIRTAILSENVDSSLSIAPRCQMMELCKPLEAQIDGEVVQFELIFRNYLTGSLFEATQKGQDPYGLNLSSDLKEWSKFETPLFTPTTKGVKDIPLNSQKVRETFPEIVSSLEKLFKDFTKFAQDNGIIVVDTKLEVFVNSKGEWVLGDEVLTPESSRFISKEDFDAGNYISMDKQILRDFGKSENWKEKAKDLKAGEKLNVIVPDSIKNKILDGYSTILNRLSK comes from the coding sequence ATGAAAATAGATAAAATTATAGAACTTAATCTTTGGCCAAAAACAAAGAAAACTACAACTTTAAAAGGTATTTCAGAGTTAGAAGATTTAGGTTATAATCTTTTTTATATAGGAAAAAATGCAGATTTATATAGCTGTCCAGGTGAAGAACCTAAAGTATTATTAGTAAGAAGTGATAGATGTTCAGTATTTGATATTCCATTAAATTTAGAAATAAATGGAAAAGGTGTTTCTCAAACTGCAATTTCAAATTTTGGAGCAGATTTCGCAAAAAAAGCTGGAATTAGAACTGCAATTTTATCTGAAAATGTTGATTCATCATTAAGTATCGCACCAAGATGCCAAATGATGGAATTGTGTAAACCATTAGAAGCACAAATTGATGGTGAAGTAGTTCAATTTGAATTAATTTTTAGAAATTATTTAACTGGTTCTTTATTTGAAGCAACACAAAAAGGACAAGACCCTTATGGATTAAATCTTTCTTCTGATTTAAAAGAGTGGTCAAAATTTGAAACACCATTATTTACTCCTACGACAAAAGGTGTAAAAGACATTCCTTTAAATTCTCAAAAAGTAAGAGAAACTTTCCCTGAGATTGTTTCAAGTTTAGAAAAATTATTTAAAGATTTTACTAAATTTGCGCAAGATAATGGAATTATTGTAGTTGATACAAAACTTGAAGTTTTTGTTAATTCAAAAGGTGAATGGGTTTTAGGGGATGAAGTTTTAACTCCTGAAAGTTCAAGATTTATCTCTAAAGAAGATTTTGATGCAGGAAATTATATCTCTATGGATAAACAAATTTTGAGAGATTTTGGGAAATCAGAAAATTGGAAAGAAAAAGCTAAAGATTTAAAAGCTGGTGAAAAACTTAATGTTATAGTTCCAGATAGTATAAAAAATAAAATATTAGATGGGTATAGCACAATATTAAATAGATTAAGCAAATAA
- the purS gene encoding phosphoribosylformylglycinamidine synthase subunit PurS, which produces MKAIVNVGLKQGVLDDQGKATHHALDTLGFKEIIKNVRIGKQIIIELNSSNKEDAEVEVKKMCEKLLANTVIEDYNIEIVG; this is translated from the coding sequence ATGAAAGCAATAGTAAATGTAGGATTAAAACAAGGTGTACTTGATGATCAAGGTAAAGCAACACATCATGCTTTAGATACTTTAGGATTCAAAGAAATTATTAAAAATGTAAGAATTGGTAAACAAATTATTATAGAATTAAACTCTTCAAACAAAGAAGATGCAGAAGTTGAAGTAAAAAAAATGTGTGAAAAACTTTTAGCAAACACAGTTATTGAAGACTACAATATAGAAATAGTAGGTTAA
- the dksA gene encoding RNA polymerase-binding protein DksA — MANKTQIDELKAILLERKENILSHVNSSRENIDQLKEQDINDDLDYAELVSDSFIEGMITNHQLDELKQIEEALKKITLGTYGICDMCGINIPLGRLKAKPFAKFCTECRTVYEQENLKRVKN; from the coding sequence ATGGCAAATAAAACGCAGATTGACGAATTAAAAGCTATTTTACTTGAAAGAAAAGAGAATATTTTATCTCATGTTAATAGCAGCAGAGAAAATATTGATCAATTAAAAGAGCAAGACATAAATGACGACTTAGATTATGCTGAACTTGTAAGTGATTCATTTATCGAAGGGATGATTACAAATCATCAATTAGATGAATTAAAACAAATTGAAGAGGCTCTAAAAAAGATCACTTTAGGAACTTATGGGATTTGTGATATGTGCGGAATAAATATTCCTTTAGGAAGACTAAAAGCGAAACCTTTTGCAAAATTTTGTACAGAGTGTAGAACTGTTTACGAACAAGAAAACCTAAAAAGAGTAAAAAATTGA
- the purQ gene encoding phosphoribosylformylglycinamidine synthase subunit PurQ, producing the protein MKISVLQFPGTNCEYDTKYAFEKLGCDVEIIWHKNDKIPSNTDLVVIPGGFSYGDYLRSGAIARFANVMESVKEFASKGGKVLGICNGFQILLEAGLLPGAMKRNDTLHFISKFHTLKVINNDNTFLSLTKKDEVLNIPVAHHDGNYYIDEKGLKELEDNNQILLKYCDKDGNLVNMNGSVSNIAGICNKEKNVFGLMPHPERAIEDILGSTDGVNMLKGFLQ; encoded by the coding sequence ATGAAAATTTCAGTATTACAATTTCCTGGAACAAACTGTGAATATGATACAAAATATGCTTTTGAAAAATTAGGATGTGATGTAGAAATTATATGGCACAAAAATGATAAAATTCCTTCAAACACTGACTTAGTTGTAATTCCTGGAGGATTTTCTTATGGAGATTATTTAAGAAGTGGAGCAATTGCAAGATTTGCAAATGTTATGGAATCAGTTAAAGAATTTGCTTCAAAAGGTGGAAAAGTTTTAGGGATTTGTAATGGATTTCAAATATTACTAGAAGCTGGTTTATTACCTGGTGCTATGAAAAGAAATGATACTTTACATTTTATCTCTAAATTTCATACACTAAAAGTTATAAATAATGACAATACATTTTTATCTTTAACAAAAAAAGATGAAGTGTTAAATATTCCTGTTGCACATCATGATGGAAATTATTATATAGATGAAAAAGGTTTAAAAGAGTTAGAAGATAATAATCAAATTCTTTTAAAATATTGTGATAAAGATGGTAATTTGGTAAATATGAATGGTTCTGTTTCTAATATTGCAGGAATTTGTAACAAAGAAAAGAATGTTTTTGGATTGATGCCACACCCAGAAAGAGCTATCGAAGATATTTTAGGTTCAACTGATGGTGTAAATATGCTGAAAGGTTTTTTACAATAA
- a CDS encoding ABC transporter ATP-binding protein, which produces MIKIKNLNKIFYENTNKEFYALKDINLNIKKSSCVVLKGVSGSGKSTLLSLIATLQKPTSGEIVVENESIAKLPDFHASNFRARKIGFIFQSFNLFNELSVKDNISLPLIPLGFSQKQIDEEVISTLKLANILHKKDELVSNLSGGEKQRCAIARALVNDCEIILCDEPTANLDYENSKNFIEILKELKELKKTIIIATHDPIFDNLDFVDSEILIKNGQICE; this is translated from the coding sequence ATGATAAAAATCAAAAACCTAAATAAAATCTTCTATGAAAATACAAATAAAGAATTTTATGCTTTAAAAGATATAAATTTAAATATAAAAAAATCATCTTGTGTTGTTTTAAAAGGAGTTAGTGGAAGTGGGAAATCAACTTTATTATCTCTTATTGCAACTTTACAAAAACCAACTAGTGGTGAAATTGTAGTTGAAAATGAAAGTATTGCAAAACTTCCTGATTTTCATGCTTCAAATTTTAGAGCGAGAAAAATAGGATTTATTTTTCAATCATTTAATCTTTTTAATGAATTAAGCGTTAAAGATAATATTAGTCTTCCTTTAATTCCTCTTGGATTTTCTCAAAAACAAATAGATGAAGAAGTAATAAGCACTTTAAAACTTGCAAATATTTTACATAAAAAAGATGAATTAGTCTCAAATCTTTCAGGTGGAGAAAAACAAAGATGTGCAATTGCAAGAGCTTTAGTAAATGATTGTGAAATAATACTTTGTGATGAGCCAACTGCAAACTTAGATTATGAAAACTCTAAAAATTTTATAGAGATTTTAAAAGAGTTAAAAGAACTAAAAAAAACAATTATTATTGCAACTCATGACCCAATTTTTGATAATCTTGATTTTGTAGATTCTGAAATTCTTATAAAAAATGGACAAATTTGTGAATAG
- a CDS encoding tetratricopeptide repeat protein — MSLKEDVGYIKNELSSEEKFIENFVKGERFFKKYKTLIIAVVVILIIGLIGFTVKKSIDNSNKHDANIALSQFLENGDEKALETLKNKNEKLYEVALFLQAKKDNKIASIELPLLKELVKFQTATASNNIEELNSLSMQNDFLLKEFALFNKALILVNEGKYEEAKKELSQISQTSKAYELATLLNHYLLTK, encoded by the coding sequence ATGAGTTTAAAAGAAGATGTTGGTTATATCAAAAATGAATTGAGTAGCGAAGAAAAATTTATTGAAAATTTTGTAAAAGGCGAAAGATTTTTTAAAAAATATAAAACATTAATTATTGCAGTTGTAGTTATTTTAATTATAGGTTTAATTGGTTTTACAGTTAAAAAAAGTATTGATAATTCAAATAAACATGATGCAAATATTGCTTTAAGTCAATTTTTAGAAAATGGTGATGAAAAAGCACTTGAAACACTAAAAAATAAAAATGAAAAACTTTATGAAGTTGCGTTATTTTTACAAGCTAAAAAAGATAATAAGATTGCGTCAATAGAACTTCCTTTATTAAAAGAATTAGTAAAGTTTCAAACAGCAACAGCTTCTAATAATATCGAAGAATTAAACTCTTTATCTATGCAAAATGATTTTTTGCTAAAAGAGTTTGCTTTATTTAATAAAGCTTTGATTTTGGTGAATGAAGGAAAATATGAAGAGGCAAAAAAAGAGCTAAGTCAAATTTCTCAAACTTCAAAAGCCTATGAATTAGCAACTTTATTAAACCACTATTTATTAACAAAATAA
- a CDS encoding S41 family peptidase — MNKLFLVTTTVALVLSHSLFAKEKVEETEQTRFESLSKLTKVIGTVEKYYVDDIKLQEIVDKTLKGLMQELDAHSSYLDKKASKEMSIQTQGEFGGLGITVGMRDGALTVISPIDDTPAFKAGIKSGDIILKINETSTIGMTLDEAVTLMRGEPKTNITIAVVRKGELKPLEFKMQRDIIKIQSVFAKKIENEDLLYLRIASFDEKVTNDLEKIIKENKNVKGLILDLRNNPGGLLNQAIGVVNLFVDKGVIVSQKGRNAEDEEKFEATTSGTKTKLPLVVLVNEGSASASEIVSGSLQDHKRAVIIGEKTFGKGSVQAVLPINESRTENIKLTIAKYYLPSGRTIQAEGVTPDVTAYAGKVTQNDDNSFKIKEADLKKHLEGELQKVDETKDAIKKEEKALKDETKKTISKDDLLDDNQLNTSLAILKSLVIMNK; from the coding sequence ATGAATAAATTATTTCTAGTAACTACAACTGTAGCATTAGTTCTATCTCACTCACTTTTTGCAAAAGAAAAGGTAGAAGAAACTGAACAAACGAGATTTGAATCGTTATCAAAATTGACGAAAGTTATAGGAACTGTTGAAAAATATTATGTTGATGATATAAAACTACAAGAAATTGTTGATAAAACTTTAAAAGGCTTAATGCAAGAACTTGATGCACATTCAAGCTATCTTGATAAAAAAGCTTCAAAAGAGATGAGTATTCAAACTCAAGGTGAGTTTGGGGGACTTGGTATTACTGTTGGAATGAGAGATGGTGCTTTAACTGTAATTTCTCCAATAGATGATACTCCTGCATTTAAAGCTGGTATTAAATCTGGTGATATTATTTTAAAAATCAATGAAACATCAACTATTGGTATGACTTTAGATGAAGCAGTAACTTTAATGAGAGGTGAACCTAAAACTAATATAACAATTGCTGTTGTAAGAAAAGGTGAACTAAAACCTTTAGAATTTAAAATGCAAAGAGATATTATAAAAATCCAATCAGTTTTTGCTAAAAAAATAGAAAATGAAGATTTACTTTATCTTAGAATTGCTAGCTTTGATGAAAAAGTTACAAATGACTTAGAAAAAATCATCAAAGAAAATAAAAATGTAAAAGGACTTATTTTAGACCTAAGAAATAATCCAGGTGGTTTATTAAATCAAGCAATTGGTGTTGTAAATTTATTTGTTGATAAAGGTGTAATTGTTTCTCAAAAAGGAAGAAATGCAGAAGATGAAGAGAAATTTGAAGCTACAACTTCTGGAACAAAAACAAAACTTCCTTTAGTTGTTTTAGTAAATGAAGGTTCAGCTTCTGCTTCAGAAATTGTTAGTGGTTCTTTACAAGATCATAAACGAGCAGTTATCATTGGTGAAAAAACATTTGGTAAAGGTTCAGTTCAAGCAGTACTTCCAATAAATGAAAGTAGAACAGAAAATATAAAATTAACTATTGCAAAATATTATTTACCAAGTGGTAGAACTATTCAAGCAGAAGGAGTAACTCCTGATGTAACAGCATATGCTGGAAAAGTTACTCAAAATGATGATAACTCATTTAAAATCAAAGAAGCTGATTTGAAAAAACATCTTGAAGGTGAACTTCAAAAAGTTGATGAAACAAAAGATGCTATTAAAAAAGAAGAAAAAGCTTTAAAAGATGAAACTAAAAAAACGATTTCAAAAGATGATTTATTAGATGATAATCAATTAAATACATCTTTAGCAATTTTAAAAAGCTTAGTAATTATGAATAAATAA
- a CDS encoding ABC transporter permease codes for MKNSVFFNFIFLLLVKHKSKHFAIFLISIFIVFLTSSILFIKNSLQKEISQALENQSDFIIQKTIANKIKDIDTSLIDEFYEINGVSKVTQRVYGQYYFMPENVYFTIIGIDFFEETTNQNLKELLNFLNISKFLEKDSMIIGNGVKKVLDKYAYFDSYDFKLENANSKNIKIFKDLPKEANLIANDLIIMDINIAKKILDIKPDFATDIVLDVPNPLERQNVKEQILLKESNIRILQKDELKKEYENMFNYKGGIFLILFIVVIFTFILVLYQRYSMISSNDKREIGILKAVGWSIKDIIKLKIIENFIVAFMAFIIGVIFAYIFVFILQAPVLKNIFIGFSNIKNDFILNQNIKVSNLITLFLFFMVPFLSAVLIPVWKIAVIDATKSMK; via the coding sequence ATGAAAAATAGTGTTTTTTTCAATTTCATTTTTTTGCTTTTAGTAAAACATAAATCAAAACATTTTGCTATTTTTTTAATATCAATTTTTATTGTGTTTTTAACTTCATCAATTTTATTTATCAAAAATAGTTTACAAAAAGAGATTTCCCAAGCTTTAGAAAATCAAAGTGATTTTATAATACAAAAAACTATAGCTAATAAAATAAAAGATATTGATACCTCTTTAATAGATGAATTTTATGAAATAAATGGAGTTTCAAAAGTAACTCAAAGAGTTTATGGTCAATATTATTTTATGCCAGAAAATGTCTATTTTACTATTATTGGAATTGATTTTTTTGAAGAAACTACAAATCAAAATTTAAAAGAGCTTTTAAACTTTTTAAATATTTCAAAGTTTTTAGAAAAAGATTCTATGATTATTGGAAATGGTGTTAAAAAAGTATTAGATAAATATGCTTATTTTGACTCTTATGATTTTAAACTTGAAAATGCAAATTCAAAAAATATCAAAATTTTTAAAGATTTACCAAAAGAAGCAAATTTAATAGCAAATGATTTGATAATTATGGATATAAATATTGCAAAAAAGATTTTAGATATTAAACCAGATTTTGCAACAGACATAGTTTTAGATGTTCCAAATCCACTTGAAAGACAAAATGTAAAAGAACAGATTCTTTTAAAAGAGTCAAACATAAGAATTTTGCAAAAGGATGAACTAAAAAAAGAGTATGAAAATATGTTTAACTATAAAGGCGGGATTTTTTTGATTTTATTTATAGTTGTAATATTTACATTTATTTTAGTTTTATATCAAAGATATTCAATGATTAGTTCAAATGATAAAAGGGAAATAGGTATTTTAAAAGCAGTTGGTTGGAGTATAAAAGATATTATAAAACTTAAAATTATAGAAAATTTTATAGTTGCTTTTATGGCATTTATTATAGGAGTAATTTTTGCTTATATTTTTGTATTTATTTTACAAGCACCAGTATTAAAAAATATTTTTATAGGTTTTTCAAATATCAAAAATGATTTTATTTTAAATCAGAATATAAAAGTCTCAAATCTTATTACATTATTTTTATTTTTTATGGTTCCATTTTTAAGTGCAGTTTTAATTCCTGTTTGGAAAATAGCTGTAATTGATGCTACAAAGAGTATGAAATGA
- a CDS encoding tRNA pseudouridine(13) synthase TruD codes for MIKRFYPSNDKTLNFKFIQNEEDFIVEEQPIKFSLSGNFLVLKIKKTNCDTWELIDRIAKFLNVYSNEIGYAGLKDKRATTTQYITIPKKYSKEIKNFRSKKIEILETFLHNEKLNIGDLEGNRFKINLYDVEISDINHIQKIIKIISKNGMPNYFGYQRFGKEVVDNIEKAKNVVYGKEIIKDKKLSKMLVSAYQSSFFNAWLVERLKLSKEEFKLLDGDVFLDLEKNKFFTPKTITEKIIKDFKDEKIIPTGLLPGRNVFKAMSEASKIESKYDDSYIQEKGYRREAIVFPKNISCKYDASKKVCSLDFVLQKGSYATVFVEFLANRNFS; via the coding sequence TTGATAAAGAGATTTTATCCATCAAATGATAAAACTCTAAACTTTAAATTTATCCAGAATGAAGAGGATTTTATAGTTGAAGAACAACCAATAAAATTCTCTTTATCTGGTAACTTCTTAGTCTTAAAAATAAAAAAAACAAACTGTGATACTTGGGAACTTATAGATAGAATTGCAAAATTTCTAAACGTGTATTCAAATGAAATTGGTTATGCAGGATTAAAAGATAAAAGAGCAACTACTACTCAATATATAACTATTCCTAAAAAATACTCAAAAGAGATAAAAAATTTCAGAAGTAAAAAAATAGAGATTTTAGAAACTTTTTTACATAATGAAAAACTAAATATTGGTGATTTAGAAGGAAATAGATTTAAGATAAATCTTTACGATGTTGAAATTTCTGATATTAATCATATTCAAAAAATTATCAAAATAATTTCTAAAAATGGAATGCCAAACTATTTTGGTTACCAAAGATTTGGAAAAGAAGTTGTAGATAATATTGAAAAAGCAAAAAATGTTGTTTATGGCAAAGAGATAATAAAAGATAAGAAATTATCTAAAATGTTAGTTTCTGCTTACCAAAGTAGCTTTTTTAATGCTTGGTTAGTTGAAAGACTAAAACTATCTAAAGAGGAATTTAAACTTTTAGATGGAGATGTTTTTTTAGATTTAGAAAAAAACAAATTTTTCACTCCAAAAACAATCACTGAAAAAATCATTAAAGATTTTAAAGATGAAAAAATCATTCCAACAGGATTACTTCCAGGAAGAAATGTATTTAAAGCAATGAGCGAAGCTTCAAAAATTGAATCAAAATATGATGATTCATATATTCAAGAAAAAGGATATAGAAGAGAAGCAATTGTTTTCCCAAAAAATATTTCATGTAAATATGATGCTTCAAAAAAAGTTTGCAGTTTAGATTTTGTTTTACAAAAAGGCTCTTACGCGACTGTTTTTGTGGAGTTTTTAGCGAATAGAAATTTTTCTTAA